The Flavobacterium galactosidilyticum nucleotide sequence ATTCTCCTGTAGAATACGTTTCTACTATAAAATCAGCATTATCTAAAAATTCAAGTTCTAAAGATTTTAGAAATAAGGCATCATCATCTACAAGAAATATTTTTACTTTATTGTTGTCGTTCATTACAGGCTATTTTTAATTTTATTAAACTCTTCTTGTAATTCACTACAAGCTTGTGTGCATACTTTTTCAAGTTGTAACACTAAATTACCTATTTCTTGAGTTTTTACAAGTACAGTTGCTAATTCTTGAATTTTTTTTGCAATATTTTCATATTCAGAATCGATTCCGACAATTTCAAAAGAAGGAATGATTTTGTGTGTTGCAGCACTTAATAAAAGCCAATTTTCATCCGCTAAACTGCGTTTTATAGTTGCAATTAATTCAGGTGTTTGCGTTAAATAAAGTGTTATCATTTCCATCATTAATGCTGGATTTGATTTTGTTCTTTGTTCTTTGTTCTAAATATGTTAAGTCAATACACTTTATTTCTTCGCTGTTTTTTTCTTTTTCTTCTAAATTTGAGTTGCTTTTTTTAGCCAATTTAGGCTTCTTTAGTATTCCTATTATTTTGCTATATAACAATCGTTCATCAACAGGTTTTGCAAGATAGTCATTCATTCCCACGGCTTTACATTTTGCAAGATCAGCTGTTGTAACATCAGCAGTTAATGCAATAATAGGTATCTTAGAATTCATTGTTTTACGAATGTATTCTGTAGTTTCAAAACCATTCATTATGGGCATTTGCAAATCCATCAAAATAACATCGTACTCGTTTTCTTTTAGTTTTGCAATTGCGATTTTACCATTTTCAGCAATATCACGTCCGAATCCAAAGTCATCTAGCAGCGTTTTCATAAGTAACTGATTTAGTGGAATATCTTCAACTACTAAAACTTTTATATTTTTTATTTCGCTGTCTAATTCAAGTATCTCTGCTTCTAACTGTGCATCGGCGTTTGTTTTAAGAAAGCTTAAAGTAAAACTAAATGTGGAGCCTTGTCCCATTGCACTTTTTACGCGAATTGTTCCACCTTGCGGTTCTATAAGTTGTTTTACAATTGCCAAACCTAATCCAGTTCCGCCGTAAAGTCTAGAAGTATTGCTGGATGCTTGCTGAAAGTTTTCGAATATTTTGTCTAATCTATCTTCTGGGATTCCTATTCCAGTATCCGATACAGCAAATTCGATAATAACTTTATCCGAGTCTTCATATAGTAAATGAACGCTTACCGTAATCTTTCCTGTGGATGTAAATTTGACGGCATTACTAACTAAGTTTAAAATTATTTGATGCAAACGAACTGGATCTCCTATCAGCACAACAGGGATTTTTTTGTCGTATTCTTTAACTAATTTTAGATTTTTCTCGTTTATTTTAGGTTCAAATAAATGAAGCATGGCGGATATCGAGGATTTCATTTTGAAAGGTATTTTCTCAAATGTCATTTTACCTAAATCTACTTTTGCTAAGTCTAGTATGTCGTTTATAAGTACGATTAATGCATCACCACTTATTTTTATGGCTTCTAAGTATTCTTTTTGTCTAGCAGTCAATTCTGTTTTCAGAACCACTTTAGTGAAGCCAATAATTGCATTCATAGGAGTCCGAATTTCATGGCTCATATTCGACAAAAATTGTTGTTTTGCTTTTACAGCATTTTCAGCTATTATAGTTGCATTTTCAGCATTTATTTTCGCTTCTTCAGCAATTTCAGTAGCTAATTCTGCAAAAACTCGTGCTTCAATCAGTTCATTAGCAATCCTTTTTTGATCGGTTATATCTCTTGCAACAACGACAACGCCATCTACGTTTCCTTCTTCATTTTTATATACGGAGCCATTAAACAATACATCAGTCAATTTTCCATTTTTGTGACGAAGCGTAAGCGGTGAATCATTAACTGATTCTTTTTTGAATACCTCTTGATATACTTCTCGCGCTTTTTGTTGCTCCGTAAAATAATTAAAGAAATCTGAATTCGTAAGTTCTTCACGTGTCATACCCGTGTTAAAGACAAAAGCTTCATTCATATCCGTAATTTTGCCATTAGTATTAATGGTAACTAAAGGATCTCGACTAGCTTCAATTAAGCTAAGTGTGTATTGAGAGCTTAAATTTGCAGTATGATTAAGATCTTTAAGTTCTTTATTTTTAGTTTGCCATCTCTCTTTTTCCATATTTTGGAAAATAAGCTGTTGATTGATTAGCATTAATTCTGCAGCTCTTTTTTCCTTTTCTTGGTTTTGGAAAACGAGTTCCTTATTCGCAATAATTAATTCTGCAGCTCTTTTTTCCTTTTCTTGATTTTGAAAGGCCAGCTCTCTATTAGCAATTTTTAAATCCATTGCCCATTTTTGCCCACTAATATTTCGAGCCACTAAAACTACGCCTTGAACGACACTTTGTTCATCTTTATAAACAGAACCATTAAGAAGTACATCAGTCCGTTTACCCTTTAAATGCTGAATTGTTAGTGGAAAATCTTCTACTGATTTATTTTTAAATACTTTCTGATAGACTTCTTGTGCTTTTTGTTTTTCAGTAAAATATTCGAAGAAATTCGAACCTGTAAGTTGTGTTCTGCTCACTCCTGTTGCATGTACTAATGCTTCATTCATGTCAGTAATCTTGCCTTCACTATCAATGGTGATTAACGGATCAAGACTTGCCTCAATCAGACTATGCGAATATTGCGCTGCTAATTTCTGGAATTTGCTATTAGTTGTTTTTGTAAAAAAACCGTGCGTAATTCCTTCTGAATCTTCATATATCGAGGCATCATAAAGTACGCCAATTTGTTTCTCTTTCTTATGTTTTACTGTTAGGGAGTGATCTTTAATAAATCCTTTTTCAAAAATATGTTGCCACTTTTTTTGTTCTTGCTGTTCTTCTGTAAATTGATTCGAAAATCCTTTTACTACTAATTCCTCTTGCGAAATTTTAATAGTTTTTATGGATGCTTCACTACTATCAGTAACTATTCCTTCAGCACTTATTGTGACAAAAGAACCTTTAGTAGTTTCAACCAAATCGGGTGGTGCAGGTGTTTTTTTAGTTTTCATTTATTCGGTTGTATTTCCAATTTTTTCAAGTGGATTACGACGTTTGTCTTTTAATTTTTTGAAATGAGAAGGGGATAAACCAGTTGATTTTTTAAATTGGCTTGACAAATGTGCTACACTACTATAATTCATTTTCCATGCAATTTCAGTGATATTTAATTCACCGTAAATGATTAACTCTTTTATACGTTCTGTTTTGTGCGAAATTATAAATTGTTCAATTGTAGTTCCTTGAACCTCTGAAAATAAGTTGGATAAATATGTGTAATCGTGGTCTAATTTTTGACTCAAATAATCGGAGAAATTGATATTAATAGGCTCTGTTAAATGATGAACCATTTCAATAATTACATTTTTTATTTTTTCAATCAACATCGCTTTTTTATCGTCCATCAATTCAAGTCCTGAATCTAGTAATCCTACCTTCAAAATTTGTCTTTGCGCCATCGAAATATTTTCCATAATTTCTACTTCTCCTAACTCAACAACCATAAAATGAAGTTTAAGCTTTTTTAGCTCTTCCTTTACTGCTAATTTACAGCGATTACTAACCATGTATTTAATGTATAGTTTCAAATTTATTCAGTTTACAGTTTGCACTAGTTTGACTTTTCTAATTAAATGTAAACTATTAAATTTTAGAAATAAGCTATATTATTATTCGACGCTTAAGCTAAATTATTTTTAAATAAGGAAAATGCTAGAGTAAATTACTTTTTGTCTGGGAGATTTTTCGATGAGATTGCATTGAAATTTATTATTTTTAGAATAATTGAAGTCTTTAGAATGTTGTTTCAATCTGATATAAATTCTGCTTTCATCTTAAGTATAATAATTTTTAAATTAAAGAATCCTTCTTTTTAAATTTAAAAAACGTGTATTTCAAGATTTAAATTGAGTAAAAACGAATAAGATGGAAGTTTTGTGGAGATTAATGGAATCTTGATTTTTTTAACAGTAATACTAAAAATTTCATTTTTGATTCCTAAAACTACTTTGTTTTTATAATTTCTATTGTCAGAAGAAGCAGCTTTTTCATTTTGGATTTTGTTTTTCTTATACTCCAATTAGCGTATTGAAATTATAAATTTTAAAGCAACACTTTGTATTATTTTTATGGAAAACATAATTATTTTGAATAATATTTAAAATTGAAAATAAAAACCTACAAAATAAAGTGCGTCAATTAGAAGATTAAATTTAGAAATTAAATTAATTTAGGACTGAGTTTGCCACATACTAAAAATGTTTTATGAAATTAGTTTCATAAAACATTAAGTAAAATCTAATAGACAAACTAGTCAAAAGATTTTACGAAATAATATTATTAACGCTACCATTACAGTTGTGCTTATTTTAGAGGAAAAGCATTAACCCAATCTAATGATTTTATTGAAGAAACTTTATTATCAGGATCCATGGTAACCCTAAGTTCCTTATTAGCTACTTTTTTAGTGTAAGCAGCTTTGTAACGGAAAATGATAGATTGATCAAAATTGTTTTTATACGTTTCAATTAATTCTAGATCAATAAAATTTCCATAATATTGACGAAAGCGAGTACAGGTTTTTGTAAGTCGTTCTTCTGTTGTATTTCTGATAACTGATGCGGTAGCTTCACTTGTCGTAAAAGGCTTAAATCTCGAAGTATTACAAGTCATTAAAACTCTTTTTCCTAATTCGTAGGCTTTTTTCTTTTGACTTTCTCCAACTTCCGAAAGGTTTAACTTTACCATTTTTACCACCTCAATTTCTGGTTCAGGCGTAGTAACAACTTTTTTTGATTTACAACCAATAAGCAATAGGATGCTTACAATTAAAAATACTTTCTTCATAATTTATTTAATTTTTAATAAGACATTGGGATCTGGACAGTTTTC carries:
- a CDS encoding ATP-binding protein, with the translated sequence MKTKKTPAPPDLVETTKGSFVTISAEGIVTDSSEASIKTIKISQEELVVKGFSNQFTEEQQEQKKWQHIFEKGFIKDHSLTVKHKKEKQIGVLYDASIYEDSEGITHGFFTKTTNSKFQKLAAQYSHSLIEASLDPLITIDSEGKITDMNEALVHATGVSRTQLTGSNFFEYFTEKQKAQEVYQKVFKNKSVEDFPLTIQHLKGKRTDVLLNGSVYKDEQSVVQGVVLVARNISGQKWAMDLKIANRELAFQNQEKEKRAAELIIANKELVFQNQEKEKRAAELMLINQQLIFQNMEKERWQTKNKELKDLNHTANLSSQYTLSLIEASRDPLVTINTNGKITDMNEAFVFNTGMTREELTNSDFFNYFTEQQKAREVYQEVFKKESVNDSPLTLRHKNGKLTDVLFNGSVYKNEEGNVDGVVVVARDITDQKRIANELIEARVFAELATEIAEEAKINAENATIIAENAVKAKQQFLSNMSHEIRTPMNAIIGFTKVVLKTELTARQKEYLEAIKISGDALIVLINDILDLAKVDLGKMTFEKIPFKMKSSISAMLHLFEPKINEKNLKLVKEYDKKIPVVLIGDPVRLHQIILNLVSNAVKFTSTGKITVSVHLLYEDSDKVIIEFAVSDTGIGIPEDRLDKIFENFQQASSNTSRLYGGTGLGLAIVKQLIEPQGGTIRVKSAMGQGSTFSFTLSFLKTNADAQLEAEILELDSEIKNIKVLVVEDIPLNQLLMKTLLDDFGFGRDIAENGKIAIAKLKENEYDVILMDLQMPIMNGFETTEYIRKTMNSKIPIIALTADVTTADLAKCKAVGMNDYLAKPVDERLLYSKIIGILKKPKLAKKSNSNLEEKEKNSEEIKCIDLTYLEQRTKNKIKSSINDGNDNTLFNANT
- a CDS encoding helix-turn-helix domain-containing protein, which translates into the protein MVSNRCKLAVKEELKKLKLHFMVVELGEVEIMENISMAQRQILKVGLLDSGLELMDDKKAMLIEKIKNVIIEMVHHLTEPININFSDYLSQKLDHDYTYLSNLFSEVQGTTIEQFIISHKTERIKELIIYGELNITEIAWKMNYSSVAHLSSQFKKSTGLSPSHFKKLKDKRRNPLEKIGNTTE